The window TTACGTTTTCTGCAGATTTTGACTACTGGGATTATGTTGTTCCTGAACCCAACCTCAATGAGGTGATATTTGAGGAGACGACTTGCCAGAGTTTGGTTAAAATGCTGGAAAACTGTCTGTCCAAATCAAAGCAAACCAAACTTGGTTGCTCAAGAGTCCTTGTCCCTGAGAAACTGACCCAGAGAATCGCTCAAGATGTCCTGCGGCTTTCCTCCACTGAGCCCTGTGGCCTGCGAGGCTGTGTTATGCACGTGAACTTGGAAATTGAAAACGTATGTAAAAAGCTGGATAAGATTGTGTGTGATTCGAGTGTGGTGCCCACTTTTGAGCTCACACTTGTCTTTAAGCAGGAGAACTGCTCATGGACTAGCTTCAGGGACTTTTTCTTCAGCCGAGGTCGCTTCTCATCTGGCCTCAGGCGGACTCTGATCCTGAGTTCAGGATTCCGCCTCGTTAAGAAAAAGCTTTACTCCTTGATTGGAACAACAGTCATTGAGGAGTGCTGAGgaggaaacattttaaaggtCCTTCTTACAATTGGATAATAAAACTGCGCAGCTGCCCCCTGAGAGTCATTTGTAGTCACCCTGCCTGCTCTCGAGAAACCCCACACTGAGTCATCTCCCTTCCATGCCTCCACGTTGACAGCAACCCAACTAAAAGGCTGATTGATTTCATGGCCTTTGAGAAAGGACCCGAGAAAGCGTACATTCTCTGCCTGTATCACATGTTTTCACAAAATGGCATGGAGTAAAAGAAGCAATCCACTTTAGTTTTCCGTGTGACCTCGCTTTTTCCAGGTAgtcttgctaaagagactgtaaACCAACTGTGCCTAGTTCGATTTtcatatggcttttttttttctatgtttccaCAGTGATCCTTTTAGTCACAGAAACTTAATGATGCTTAGCCTGTCAAAACTTCCAGAGGCCCACACCAGTTTCCTGCCCCGACTCAAATATGAAGGGTGCCTAGACTGGAGGGTAGAATGTAGTGGGCGAACTTAATTAAAAGTTAACCCCGTGCAGGAATGAATAAGCAGTGTCACATCAAGAACAGAGCTCCTTCCGTTTCTTTGCATCctgtctgtgcttctgtttccaaGAGGCAGCGAAAGCGTGTATTGTCATTTCAGTCACCACGGTGTTGTTTTAGATATGGTACGCGACAGGCTCCCTTTTTCTAGTGCTCAAGTATTGACCGTTATTTTTCAACTCGAAAAATGGAAAGTGTTGAACTGATTTTTTTGGCATCTAGTTGATTACTCCTCCACTGGTGAATGTGTATGGGGCCGGGAAGTGAGTTCCCAGATCCACTTCCTTTCTCATTTGCTTGATAATGTAGCTTCTTTTCATTATTACGTATGCTTAACTTCAGACGAAGCCTCTCACTGTGTCGGTGTTATCTGGCCCTGGCTTCTCCTGGGAACCGAAGTGTCTCCTTAACCTGAATCTTCAAAGGAGATACGTACATGCTACCACTTTTCATTATCGGGATGAGCCTATTAAGTCCGCTTTGTCTTTGGATATCTGCTTTGTAGTATGGACTAGAGAATGAAAATCATGGTCTAGCTAACCAGGTTTCTTCAGCCTTGGATACCCATCCCTGGAGAACAAGAAagacctgttttttttcttattccaacGTGCTAGATCACTAGCCATCCTTGTTTAATCTTAGAGTGTAGCCTCCCCACTGTGGTATTCAATTCAGCAAGACCCTCACATTTTTGCCCGAAGTCACCTATAAAGAGTTTATTCAGGTCTCCCGCCCAAATTATTAGTACTGCTTTACATAACTGAGGCCAGGCTCATAGGGACAAATGTCTTCATCCTGGCGTTACTCAAAAGCAGGCGCGGCTGATCCCATAAGTGACCTAAAACTTAACTATTCAAATCAGCAAGCAGTCTAACAAATCAAACTCTTCCTGTTTGGAAAGATACCGCAAAGCTGATCTTTATAGGACTGGGCCAAGATAAGTCAACCTTGTTTGCATGTCTGTTATTGTTTAGGGCTGCAAAGGTCACTGTGATTCCTTGCGCATGGCTTCTCGGGTGTGGATGTAGAACCGCTGTCCTTCTTCCACTAACAGTTGTCATTTGTCATTGACTCTTGTCTTTTGTGCTCATGAAATGGTTGATGGCTTATGGAGATTCTGAAATTAATATTCCTGTTCAAGGAAATTaaagtttgtctatttttgacaATAAAActtcatatgtttttaattctgttgtcTTCTTTGTCTTTAATGAGTTGATAACAATAATCGCTTGAAATATATCTGGCAATGTTTAAGGGAGGATGACCAAACAATTACTCCTTTTTGGCAAAGGCTCTTTGTACCCTTCATTGTAATAGTCCAATTATATTTATCACATGTGCTTATGTATCAATAGTGATTTGCTTCATGATTTTTCAATTACaatcatttttatagaaaaacacTAATAATTTGAGTTCCTTTGGCAACCACCTTTTTACAAGCCAAAACTGTATCAACTATGTCTATATCAAATTGTAAGATcagtgtatattttcattttcactagtTTATTCCATTTGAACATatctttcttttcaatgtttattttttgagagagagatagagtgtgagcaggggaggggcagagagagagagagagacacacagaatctgaagcaggctccaggctctgagctgacagcacagagccctgtgtggggctcaaacccacaaactgtgagatcaagacctgagccgaagttggtcacttaaccgactaagccacctaggcgccccatatCTTTCTAATTCTACTACTATCAAGTtgactttttaatcttttcacgtattttttctgtctccttatttATGGTCATTAGCTCAGATTTCTCAAACCGTTCAGCCCACATTTAATAACAGTAACTAAATATTGGGCTCTGTTCTAGGTGCTTCACACCGATGATCTCACTTACTTCTCCAAGAGCCCTATGAAATGAGATTACGGTAATCTCTATCTTGTAGCTAACTGTCCAGACACAGGTTTAGTAACCTGTCCAAAGTCAGCAAGTTATGCAGGAGAGCTAGAGTACTATATAAAACCAAGCCGACTCACGGGCCAAGTTCACCATGCTGCTACCAAGTGCACAAGGTAGCACAGAGACCTTATCCACATCACCAAAAGCCTGTAAAAACGATGCCAGAAACATCTGCCTCTAAATTTGAAGAGTTATTAATGTGGTTTCTTTTCAGGTAGGAAAAACGAGGAAACTACTGTCAGTATTAACCATTCACTGGAGCTGAgctatgcttaaaaaaaaaaaaaaaaaaatccaaatgtttaaaatacGTGCATTTCAGTCCTGGCACCTTCATGCCTGTCTTGTACAATTGGCCTGGTTATTTTCTCATGTACCTTCAAAAAAAGGTGTAAtctgacccctctctctctcagtagaGAATAAACTGTTAGCTACAATGTGTGATGGCCTCTTGAGAGAA is drawn from Panthera leo isolate Ple1 chromosome B1, P.leo_Ple1_pat1.1, whole genome shotgun sequence and contains these coding sequences:
- the DDIT4L gene encoding DNA damage-inducible transcript 4-like protein — its product is MVATGSLSSKNPGSISELLDHGFHPGSLLNDFDYWDYVVPEPNLNEVIFEETTCQSLVKMLENCLSKSKQTKLGCSRVLVPEKLTQRIAQDVLRLSSTEPCGLRGCVMHVNLEIENVCKKLDKIVCDSSVVPTFELTLVFKQENCSWTSFRDFFFSRGRFSSGLRRTLILSSGFRLVKKKLYSLIGTTVIEEC